The genomic stretch CACATCGTTGACAATCAGGTCGATCAGGCCTGGCTCGAAGTACACACTGAGTACTTTGGCGGGTTGCTCAACGACCTCCCGCAACCCCTGTTCATCAATCTGCGGAAGAATGATTGGCGCAGAGTTGTCCAGGGCCTCGGCAAGGGCAGGGGAGCTGACTGCGGCGGCAAAGAAATCCGCCCGCATGGTGAGCAGCACAGTGAACTGTTCCGTGCGCAGGCATTCCAGCAGGATGCCGATATATTGCCGGATCAACTCCTGATCCGTATTCAGGGTGAACAACTCCTCAAACTGATCTATTACCAGAAGGAGATGGAGATTTTCGTGCTGTTCCCTTCGTTTCTTGATCTGGCGGATGATCCCGACCAAGCCGATGGAACCGGCATGAAGCTTCTCCTTCAGCTCATCGGTTTTCTCCGAGCGGAGAATAGGGTCATCGTAGAGAAGGGGAATCAGGCAGGCAGATAACTCGTACAGGGGCTGTTTTTTCGGACGGCAATGGGCGACCAGCCAATCACCGCTTTTGCGCAGGGCCGGAAGCAGCCCGGCAAAGACCACGGAGGATTTGCCGCTGCCGCTGGCCCCGATCACCGCAGCAAAGGGCCGGTCTGCAACGACCTGCCTGAGGCGTTTAATGGTCTTGTCCCTGCCGAAATAGAGATTTGCATCTTTTTCCCGGAAGGCCTCCAGACCGCGATAGGGATTAGCCGGACGGCTGTGCTGATCCAGTTCAGGAAAAGCCCGAATCAGCGCAGAAGCAGGCAGCATGTAGCCGGTAATCACCGGGCCGTTTTCCTGGTCCGGCGTCCTCTTTAGCCTGCTGCTGATCATACCGCAGACCGCATTCTCCTTTACGGCCCAGACCGCTGTGCCACTGAAACCCTGCTCAATTGGTCGGGTCTTATCCAGCGGGTGGATCTCCCAAGAGCCTGCCCCGGTTCGCCCCTTGAGCATCCCGTCAATATAGGTGCCCTGATCAACGCTGCCCGGAAAACCGCACATTCTGAGCCGGTGGTCGGCAAAGGAGGGAGAGCTGTCCAAGGCAACAAGCGGCGCGGGTCGGGCCTCAGCAGGCAGCGGCGTCTCTGGCAGTAGCTCCAGGACGGCGATGTCCTCCAGCGTACCGGTCGTGCCAGTCGCATCAGTCGCAGGGTCATCCGCAACTGGAAACCAATGGAGGATCTTTGCCCGCAGCAGGGATTGGTTATTCAGGAGAGGGAAATCAAGGAAGACCTCGCTGGCAGGAGAAGGCTGGTCAGCTACGTTCAGATTACGGCCCAGGGCCGTGTTGACCACATGGGCGCAGGTGAGAACGTGCTTGGGCGTGACCAAAAAGCCCGCGCCTTCAGGGTCTTGGCTGTTATCCGTCAGGATGCGGACAAGGGAGGATTCCAGGGATGGAGAGAGCATGGGATTAATTCGATGTGAAAGATGCTATTTTCCCCAGCGATAAATCAATGGGTTATTAGCGAATTCCCCTGCGGGACACCTCGTCCCGGAGGGACGGACCGAACATAGCCCACCGTTTCAACGGTGGGTGGAGGAGTTTTGTTACGATTGTTTTTTCTCGTTGGTCCATTTCAACGAAACCTTAAAGGTGGCCTCACTGTCCGCCGAGGCAAAGACCACCCCGGTCTTGGCGTTGAATTTCAACCCGAACTCCAAGCCGATTTCATCCGGGGTGTTCATCTCCTGAAAGGCCTTGAGCACCACCTCGGCAGCCGGTCTGATCCGGGCCACTGCATCAACAAAGCGGGATTCCGCTTGCAGCGGTTTATTCTCCTCGCCCCGGCTGACCCGTTGCATCTCAGCCTCAGAGACCTCGGCCTCCACATAAACCGGTTGGCCGTCCATTTCGTCCATTTCAAACGCGATCATTTTTTTCATGGTGTTTCACAGGATGAGGTTATTTTTTGCTTCCTTTCCGCCGTAAACGCCCACCAGGGAAGCGGCTCCCCGCCGTCCATAAAATGAATCACCGCCATAAACACATCAAGTACGCAGGGATCATGTCGTACCCCGGTTTGAGCACAGAGAAGATCATACAGCGCAAAGGCATCCTTGTCGATGAGCTGCTGCGGCTGATGTATCCCGATGGCGCGGAGATTAGCCGCTATGGCCTTGCCAATGTTCGGCAAGGCCTCAAGATGGGCAACGGTTGCTCTGTCGGGATTTTTCATGCCCCCGCATCTTCCTCCAGCAGCAGTGCCAGATTTTCCGTTGCAAAGGCGATGCCGGGGTCTTGTCCCAGAGCGATTTGGTAATTACTGATCGCCTCCTTATTGCGCCCAAGCCGTTGCTGGTTCAGGGCCAGGTTGGCGTAATCAATGGGTGAGACCGGATTCAGCTGCACAGCCCGCTGGAAATGATGGACAGCCTGCTCAAAGCGGTTTGTCTTGAAATAGCAGACACCGATGATATTATGGATGTCTGGGCGTTCTTCATCACAGGTCAAGCCTTGCTCCAGCACCGGCACAGCCTCCTCAAACCGCCCCAGGTCACGGAGGCAGCTGCCGAGATACGAAAAAATATACGGTTTATCCTCTTCATTGGGCTGCATGGCCAAGGCCTGCTCAAAGCAGTTTCGGGCCGGTTCCGCCATGCCTTGCTCATAGAAGTTACGCCCTCGGTAGAATTTTAGATAATAGGCATCAGGGAGATGCTGCTGCATTTCCGTCAGCTTGGTTTCCAATTCGGCAGGCTCCAGCAGGTCCGCAGCCAGCTTGGCGGCAAACAGGGGAGCATCGCCGGAGGCGGCCCGTTCCCGGAAATGGGCTCCGGGGATAATGGTATAGGCCGCCGGGATCTGAAGGTCAGGATGGATGGTATTGACCATCAGGACCTCCATATTGATTTTTTGGAGGGCCTCAAGACAGTTGTCGAGTTCCTGAAGCATATCTTCCGAATCGATCTGGGGGAGTTGGTCGATACTGAGCGTTTGCTCTGGGGTGAATAGGTAGTCGACCTCATCCAGACTGAGCGGTTTGGGCAGGCCCGAGGCCACATAATTAGACCCAGACTCAAAATCACCAGCCAGCTGCGCCACCTCAGTCAGAGCGCGGATCAGGGCCTTGTCAGCTCCAGGGGTGGTGCCAGCGGTGTAGACCAGTTCGCTTTTCTCAGGAAAGGTTGCCGGGTCCCAGGCCAAGGCGGCCACGGTCGGGATGCCGGTGTCCAGAGAAAAGTCATTGATCTGTAATGTAATGCCATTATGGCTGAATTTTTCCACCAAGGTTCGGGCCACGGGATCAATCACCGAGCTCGGATCAATGGTCGGCGTGCGGATTTTTTTTAGGGCAACCACGGCGCAGACATGGCGTTCCACCACCTCGGAGATGCCCTGAAGAACGGCCTCCTCAATGGTATTGCCTGCACAAGGGCCGTTGAATTCATTAATGGCGTAAAACCAGGAAAAGGGCACCAGCACATCCTCATCCTTGGTGATATTCCTGGCCCAGGTCCAGCGCAGAGGGAGGCCGATCAGCAGCTGTTCAAGCTCCTCCGGACTGCGCTCCTCATCATGGACAGACTGGAGCAGAGCTGAAATCGGCAGGACCGGATACCCGGCTTCCTCCATGGTTGGATAATCGCCGATGATAAAATTTTCCCGATTTTTGAGAAAGGAAAAAAAACTGAAGCGCTCAGCGAGCTCCATACAGGCACTGGCCCTGGACTGCTCCGGCGTGGAACCCTTGCCCATCTGTTTTTTGGTGCCGATAGTTGCAAGAGCATCCTTGCCGCAGACACTGAAGAAGACCGGGATGTCCAGCCGACCGGTGTCAATGCGTTTTACCTCTTTGAGGATATCCAGGCCGGTGGCCTTTAAGCGTTTTTGAAAACGTTCTACAGTTTGTTCCGGGCTGCAGGCCTTGTCCTGATCATAGGTGTATTCTTTTAGACAGCTGTGCAGGCGGATAGTATTTTTTTCCATTTTTCTCCCTCAGGATACGAATAGGCGATATGCGGTTTATTGAGCTTTAACCTAAGAAAAAGGCGGATAAATGCTCTTCTCTGAATAATTGACACGTTCAGAATCAAAAAGTTTAGAATAATCAAGTTGAAACAGAAATGGCCGTATCTATTATGTTAGTTAGTTTAGTCACTTAAAGGGTAAGGCAAGAATGCGTATTTTTTCGTATTTTCTCGTAATAGGATTCACATTGTAGCATTTTGTCGGTGAAAAAGTCCAGGGTAAAGCAGAGGGTGAACAGAGGGAAAAGAAGGAAGTGAGCCGTGTTAAAGATGCTGGCTGTTCGGGCGAGTCAGGGCGATAATGCTCCGATTCGAGAAGACCAGGACTCTCCATGGGGCTGAAGAAGACAGATCCTGCTCGTCTCGTTAATCGGTTCCAAAATGAGATCAAGACGTTCTTGAGGTTGCAGGCTCCCTAGCCTATCCGGCCACTCAATAATAGTGAGGCCAGGACCGCCGATATAATCGGCCAGCCCGGCACCTTCAATATCCTCTTCCCCGGCCAGGCGATAGCAATCCATGTGAAAGAGGGGGATACGACCGGGATACTCGTGCATCAGGGCAAAGGAAGGACTGGAGACATACTGGTCTTTTGGTACTTCCAGGCCTTGGGCGATGAATTGAGTCAGGGTGGTCTTGCCTACCCCCAGGTCGCCGTGGAGCAGGATGACATCTCCTTTTCGGGCAATTCGGCCTAACTGTCGGCCCAGAGCAGCTGTTGCCGTGATATCTTGCAAGGTATGTTGAAATGATGATGTTGCGGGTGACATTGCTTGTATTCTCTATGTTTTTTGGTGTTATTTTTTTTCTTCTCTGTTGAAATCAAAGGGGATGGTGAAGGAAACGGTTGTTCCTTGGTTGATTATGGACTGAATATCAAATGTACCACCAAGCATCTTGACCCGTTCCGACATGGCTGTCAGGCCTATTCCCCGCCGACTCTGGGGGCGGGCCAGGATCTCTTGGACATGAAACCCCTTGCCGTTATCTACGAGGGAGAGGAATATCTGCTCCTGATCGACCTTTATAGAAAAATCAATATGGGTCGCCTTGGCATGATTGCAGATATTATTCAGACTCTCCTGGACAAGGCGATAGACTATTCGTTTTCCGTCAGTGGAGGTGATATCCTGGAGAGGAGCCGGTTGAAAGGAGCAGGAGATCCCCTGTGCTTCAGTGAAATTATTAATAAGCTGCTGAAGAGCGGCATCCAGGCCGAGGTCCTCAATGATGACCGGGCTGAGGTTTTTAGATAAGAGGCGCACATCCTCAATGATTTGGCTGATATTAGTGCGGAGGACAGTTGACCAGTTTTTTATTTTCTCCTGCTGTTTTTTTTCAGCCGTGAGAA from Candidatus Electrothrix communis encodes the following:
- a CDS encoding CU044_2847 family protein, whose amino-acid sequence is MKKMIAFEMDEMDGQPVYVEAEVSEAEMQRVSRGEENKPLQAESRFVDAVARIRPAAEVVLKAFQEMNTPDEIGLEFGLKFNAKTGVVFASADSEATFKVSLKWTNEKKQS
- a CDS encoding helix-hairpin-helix domain-containing protein; protein product: MKNPDRATVAHLEALPNIGKAIAANLRAIGIHQPQQLIDKDAFALYDLLCAQTGVRHDPCVLDVFMAVIHFMDGGEPLPWWAFTAERKQKITSSCETP
- a CDS encoding YcaO-like family protein translates to MEKNTIRLHSCLKEYTYDQDKACSPEQTVERFQKRLKATGLDILKEVKRIDTGRLDIPVFFSVCGKDALATIGTKKQMGKGSTPEQSRASACMELAERFSFFSFLKNRENFIIGDYPTMEEAGYPVLPISALLQSVHDEERSPEELEQLLIGLPLRWTWARNITKDEDVLVPFSWFYAINEFNGPCAGNTIEEAVLQGISEVVERHVCAVVALKKIRTPTIDPSSVIDPVARTLVEKFSHNGITLQINDFSLDTGIPTVAALAWDPATFPEKSELVYTAGTTPGADKALIRALTEVAQLAGDFESGSNYVASGLPKPLSLDEVDYLFTPEQTLSIDQLPQIDSEDMLQELDNCLEALQKINMEVLMVNTIHPDLQIPAAYTIIPGAHFRERAASGDAPLFAAKLAADLLEPAELETKLTEMQQHLPDAYYLKFYRGRNFYEQGMAEPARNCFEQALAMQPNEEDKPYIFSYLGSCLRDLGRFEEAVPVLEQGLTCDEERPDIHNIIGVCYFKTNRFEQAVHHFQRAVQLNPVSPIDYANLALNQQRLGRNKEAISNYQIALGQDPGIAFATENLALLLEEDAGA
- the tsaE gene encoding tRNA (adenosine(37)-N6)-threonylcarbamoyltransferase complex ATPase subunit type 1 TsaE; the encoded protein is MSPATSSFQHTLQDITATAALGRQLGRIARKGDVILLHGDLGVGKTTLTQFIAQGLEVPKDQYVSSPSFALMHEYPGRIPLFHMDCYRLAGEEDIEGAGLADYIGGPGLTIIEWPDRLGSLQPQERLDLILEPINETSRICLLQPHGESWSSRIGALSP